Part of the Ctenopharyngodon idella isolate HZGC_01 chromosome 8, HZGC01, whole genome shotgun sequence genome, GGAGGTATTTTTTCTTAGAATGAAGCAGATTACTGCATTTGTTTATCAATATAGTTGTCGTTTATAAGCAGTTGTAAGGTTGGAATCAGGTTAGGAATCAAAAGTAGTGagttttaaagtgcccctattatggatttttgaaaatgacctttttatgtagtgtgtaacatagctctaagtaaatgaaaacatcctgcaaagttttaaatctgaaagtgcactgtatatagttattgtctctcaaaagtaagagtcgactctgagtcaattaaactagtcatttgtaaaacgaaccccaagccgtttcgttgtgacatcacaacgaaacattagcatattgcccgcccacttattgcaCGCACAGACGCcagggaaaattcattttttcaacaataccacagcagtacaatcttttgttgtgctcCCATCATTTTACTGATGACTGCTTCTGAAACCTCAAGGAGGttaacgcaggattcacaaaacgtttggtcttaaaatatggatcaatgaccagtttatttggaccatcttgctcctctgaatcttaacctgtaagtatgattaataattgatgtttatattttctagtgATCATTCAAAATTCATAGTTTTGTATATTATGGTGTGTAACGTACACCCTAGtctgtatgtctcctgctaaccggctaactcacatttctgtagttctgctattcagatgttggtccaatattgtctaaaaatgtgtcgattGATGCATCTcgtctgtcttattacttggagtaatgatcaaggatggagcacgacttttgtttacaaagtctaatgcattatcagctattcacgtttgtgctcggctaacgtgGGAGTGTGCAACATACAAAACTGATATTAATTGCACATCTTCAATTTACTGTTGAGATAAATAAAGCTGTTTTGCCTGCAGTACATgacattaaatcatttttgtgcattttaatatCTTATTTCTAGATTaggtgatattttttttttttttttcctgcagtatgttttattaaatctatatataaatatatataaagaatcaaaaaatattaaaagaggATGTAAGTTTGGTATGTAATTGAAGTTTATGACCATTACAGATTTaatgttgtaggagactcccaaaacaatattaggaaccttaaaaaaggcataatggGGGCACTTTAACAGCCATTCTCAGCTAAATAGCTAAAACTGCTCTTCTGCTGCTACTTTACAGAAGTTGGCTCATCTGGTGTTTCTTCTCCAGATTCTGGACCTATAAGAGAGCAGGGTAGGTCTGGTTTTcaaaatgttctctgaacaggGAAATATAAGAATGCAGAGAGTCAGAGGTTAAGTATTAACTGTTATTTTGTGAGATATTATTGTAAGTTTTGAATTTATGATGAGATAAACAAAGGTATTCTTCCTGcagtatgttttattaaatctttaataagaattaaaaaatatgtgaaGAGGATATAAGTGTGGCATGTAGTCAAAGTTTATGACATTACAGATTTAATGTTTGTTGTAACGGTTTATTGTTTATAAGCAGTTGTAAGGTTGGAATCAGGTTAGGAATCAGAAAGTAGTGAGATTTAACAGCCATTCTCAGCTTAATAGCTAAAACTGCTCTTCTGCTGCTACTTTACAGAAGTTGGCTCATCTGGTGTTTCTTCTCAAGATACTGGATCTGAAGATAGGGATGGTAGGTCTGGTTTTCAAAAAGTTCTCTAAATAAGCAAGAGGTCAAATATTAACTGTTATTTTGTGTGATATTAGTTGTATATTTTAGTTGTATGGCTAGGTTTGCCCATCttgtatgttttattaaatctttaataagaattaaaaaatatgtgaaGAGGATATAAGTGTGGCATGTAGTCAAAGTTTATGACCATTACAGATTTAATGTTTGTTGTAACGGTTTATTGTTTATAAGCAGTTGTAAGGTTGGAATCAGAAAGTAGTGAGATTTAACAGCCATTCTCAGCTTAATAGCTAAAACTGCTCTTCTGCTGCTACTTTACAGAAGTTGGCTCGCCTGGTGATCCTTCTCCAGATACTGGACCTATAAGAGAGGAGGGTAGGTCTGGTTTTcaaaatgttctctgaacaggGAAATATAAGAATGCAGAGTCAGAGGTCAAGTATTAACTGTTATTTTGTGAGATATTATTGTAAGTTTTGAATTTATGATGAGATAAACAAAGGTATTCTTCCTgcaatatgttttattaaatctttaataagaattaaaaaatataaagaggATAAAAGTGTGGCATGTAGTCAAAGTTTATGACATTAcagatttaatgtttattgtaacGGTTTATAGTGCTGTTTACGCTCAGTTATTGCACACAACACTATACACTTTTTCTTGTCTGTCACACAGAGAAGACACAGACTCTCAGCATTCATCAGCCCAGGAACGTCCTTCACTCTGAACCTGAATCTACGATAAATGTGGATAAAGGGATCGTCAGTAAACCTGAGAAGACAGGAGGAGGTATTTTTTCTTAGAATGAAGCAGATTACTGCATTTGTTTATCAATATAGTTGTCGTTTATAAGCAGTTGTAAGGTTGGAATCAGGTTAGGAATCAAAAGTAGTGagttttaaagtgcccctattatggatttttgaaaatgacctttttatgtagtgtgtaacatagctctaagtaaatgaaaacatcctgcaaagttttaaatctgaaagtgcactgtatatagttattgtctctcaaaagtaagagtcgactctgagtcaattaaactagtcatttgtaaaacgaaccccaagccgtttcgttgtgacatcacaacgaaacattagcatattgcccgcccacttattgcaCGCACAGACGCcagggaaaattcattttttcaacaataccacagcagtacaatcttttgttgtgctcCCATCATTTTACTGATGACTGCTTCTGAAACCTCAAGGAGGttaacgcaggattcacaaaacgtttggtcttaaaatatggatcaatgaccagtttatttggaccatcttgctcctctgaatcttaacctgtaagtatgattaataattgatgtttatattttctagtgATCATTCAAAATTCATAGTTTTGTATATTATGGTGTGTAACGTACACCCTAGtctgtatgtctcctgctaaccggctaactcacatttctgtagttctgctattcagatgttggtccaatattgtctaaaaatgtgtcgattGATGCATCTcgtctgtcttattacttggagtaatgatcaaggatggagcacgacttttgtttacaaagtctaatgcattatcagctattcacgtttgtgctcggctaacgtgGGAGTGTGCAACATACAAAACTGATATTAATTGCACATCTTCAATTTACTGTTGAGATAAATAAAGCTGTTTTGCCTGCAGTACATgacattaaatcatttttgtgcattttaatatCTTATTTCTAGATtaggtgatatatatatatattttttttttttttcctgcagtatgttttattaaatctatatataaatatatataaagaatcaaaaaatattaaaagaggATGTAAGTTTGGTATGTAATTGAAGTTTATGACCATTACAGATTTaatgttgtaggagactcccaaaacaatattaggaaccttaaaaaaggcataatggGGGCACTTTAACAGCCATTCTCAGCTAAATAGCTAAAACTGCTCTTCTGCTGCTACTTTACAGAAGTTGGCTCATCTGGTGTTTCTTCTCCAGATTCTGGACCTAAAAGAGAGCAGGGTAGGTCTGGTTTTcaaaatgttctctgaacaggGAAATATAAGAATGCAGAAAGTCAGAGGTCAAGTATTAACTGTTATTTTGTGAGATATTATTGTAAGTTTTGAATTTATGATGAGATAAACAAAGGAATTCTTCCTGcagtatgttttattaaatctttaataagaattaaaaaaatatgtgaagAGGATATAAGTGTGGCATGTAGTTAAAGTTTATGACATTACAGATTTAATGTTTGTTGTAACGGTTTATTGTTTATAAGCAGTTGTAAGGTTGGAATCAGGTTAGGAATCAGAAAGTAGTGAGATTTAACAGCCATTCTCAGCTTAATAGCTAAAACTGCTCTTCTGCTCCTACTTTACAGAAGTTGGCTCATCTGGTGTTTCTTCTCAAGATACTGGATCTGAAGATAGGGATGGTAGGTCTGGTTTTCAAAAAGTTCTCTAAATAAGCAAGAGGTCAAATATTAACTGTTATTTTGTGTGATATTAGTTGTATATTTTAGTTGTATGGCTAGGTTTGCCCATCttgtatgttttattaaatctttaataagaattaaaaaatatatgaagaAGATATAAGTGTGGCATGTAGTCAAAGTTTATGACATTAAAGATTTAATGTAACGGTTTATTGTTTATAAGCAGTTGTAAGGTTGGAATCAGAAAGTAGTGAGATTTAACAGCCATTCTCAGCTAAATGGCTAAAACTGCTCTTCTGCTGCTACTTTACAGAAGTTGGCTCATCTGGTGTTTCTTCTCCAGATACTGGACCTATAAGAGAGGAGGGTAGGTCTGGTTTTcaaaatgttctctgaacaggGAAATATAAGAATGCAGAGAGTCAGAGGTCAAGTATTAACTGTTATTTTGTGTGATATTAGTTGTATGTTTTGAATTTATTGTTGCGATAAAGCTATTTTACCTggtattttttcttacaatgaAGCAGATTACTGCATTTGTTTGCAGTTAATATTTGTCGTTTATAAGCAGTTGTAAGGTTTGAATCAGAAAGTAGTGAGATTTAACAGCCACTCTCAACTAAATGGCTAAAACTGCTCTTCTACTGCTACTTTACAGATGTTGAATTATCTGGTGATCCTTCTCAAGATACTGGATCTGAAGATAGGGATGGTAGGTCTGGTTTTCAAAAAGTTCTCTGAATAAGCAAGAGGTCAATTATTAACTGTTATTTTGTGTGATATTAGTTGTATATTTTAGTTGTATGGCTAGGTTTGCCCATCTTGTCAGcagtgaattatccctttaagtgattCTCCTGCAGTATGctatattataaatgtacattttgttaTCTAATTTCTATAGATTAAGTGAATTATTGTTCCAATTTGAAAAGTGGTGTTTTGTTCTTGCATCTAAAAGCTGTTGCTTGCTTTTTACATTTAGAGCCACTACAACATATCGCCCCTTCTGGACTTCCACAAGAAAGACAACCACAGATCAGAGTGGGAGGTATTGAGAGTAAGTTGTTCTCTTCATTTTGACTGTCTATAAAGAAATAACTTGTCTAAAAGAAGTCTTTACCATTAATAAGAATGACTGTCAAATGATTTTCGCAGAAAAGCAGCCAATAATTTCActctaatatttattattttcttacaGAACAGTTAATGTTTGGTGCTGCTGTTGCTTTCCTACTTGCAGCTATGGTTTggcttattttaaatttttctgaCTCAACTCTACCTGTACAAAATGAAGTTAATGTGGTGGACGTGTTCAATCAGGAAATGGAAAAACTTAAGACTAGCTTTCCTAATCAGCGGCCAGAACTCTGGAGGAGGAGTCTGATTCATCTCAGACGCCACCTGAAAACTGAGCATCCCACGGAACCCGTCAGCCTTATTCTAACGTCTGGTCACAGGGCTGAAAGGACACTTGGTTGTTTGGCTCGATGCTTGGCTCAAGCTTTTTCCACTGCCCGTAACTCTTCGGTTCTGAACATCAATGGAACAAGTAAAGCATCACAAGACAGTGATCAGGTCAAGCTGGACATTGATAGTGAGTTGAGAAAAGCCTTTGAGGGTAAAACGTTTGCTGCAGTAATCCACCGATTTGAGGAGCTCCCTCCTGGATCCACTCTCATCTTTTACCGTTACTGTGACCATGAGAATGCGGCTTATAAGAACGTCTTCCTGGCCTTTACTGTAATGCTTGATGCAGAAGTAGAAGTGCCATCCAATGTCGGTCTAGGGAGAGTTGAGGAGATGGTTCAAGAGCACGTAAAACAGAAGTTTGTCTCCTCAGACAAGTTAGCTACGTTTAATGAAATGGATGTGGACAAACTGAGTGGACTGTGGAGCAGAATTTCACATCTCATCTTGCCAGTGGCTGCAGAAGAGACAATTGAACAACAGGGCTGTGGGAAATGTGATCAATCATTTTGAAATGGTTATTAgactttatttgttgttgttgcacaAATTactacttttaaatattatactCATGCGCTGCCTCACAAATGAGGGCTCAtactttgaaaagaaaaaaaaaaagatgcatacTGGTATGTGCTGCTGTATGAATGATGGGCATcacaattttctttctttaatacTAAATTATAACATTTCAGATTATGAAATTTATAGAAGGAGAAAACGAAGTAATTTTCccatttgttttgcttttctttgtGTAGATCTATTTGTATCTAAATTATGTCTTGAATTAAAGTTCTTTTTAATCTGGAAATGTGGTTGACCAGGGATGAACGTGCAATATATTTGGTGAATGATTGAGTTTTTCCtactttaaagatttattaGAGAAAATAAACGTGCCTTAATATATGCACCTGCTCTATTGTGCTTCATTTGACACGTTTGTGACGGATCACAGACAAATGCTGTTGAACTACTAACGAGTTTTTATGAAATGAAACTAACTGTAATTGTGAACTATTTCCGGCAGTGAAGTTGTGTTCCGCTGAAGTCGCTCCGACGAAGACCACCATTAATGTTCCGCTTTCCGGTTTCAGCTgcatagaaagaaaaaaaaaagtttgccaaGAAATTGCGTGATAAAAAACAAATGGATTCGGGTGATTCTAAAGGAGATGGATTTACAACGAGGAGGAGAAGCGCCAGACAGGCACCTAAGACAGGTTTGACTTCATAAAACTCTTAACGTGACTTAATATACTACAGAAATGTCAACTGAACCAAATGCTACTTACCTGCCAAATGCTACTACCTACTTTTGCCAAAAGAACGAAACTGTAATGCACGgcgaatattttttttgttagggGTTTCATCCTCAATATAAAGCTGTTAACAACGTTTCTTAGCGTAAACCTTGCTGTTTGAGTTTAGATTCTGGGCTCATCCGTCTGtctttacagtatttattattatcaataaaatgctaaacaaattATTTCAAGGTCAGTGTCTCCGTACATCAAGTTTATTATAACGGTTTTTATGATAACGTAAAGCTTTGCCATGTGATTTCAGATTCTCATACGTTTGTGTATCACGCATGCTCTTAATAAAATGGAGCAAAAGTGTTATTCCAAAGttactctttctctctttatGTAAAACATAAGTTATATAGAATTAAATAGTTGGGATTCGCTAACTAGgctaaattgttaaaatatccACTGGTTAGCTTGAGCATACAAGCTAAATAGCTAATAgtttcattattttaacatatattctcAACAAGTCGTTTAgtgtaaaattaacattttgtaaaaatttcTTATAAGGCTGTTATCAAAGATCACAACGTACAGTTGATATGCCTCTGTTTACTTGATAAAGATCGCGTCAAAATCGGTTGTTTTCACTGTCAGTTTCCGCTGATGCACAAGCAAGGTACTTAACAAAAAACTTGTTTGTTGGTATATTTCTGTAAGATAATTTCTCGGTTCATCATCTATCTTAGCTTTATACAGTGCTGATGCTATACCCACACTCCCATCAAAAAAAACCCGGGAAGATGATGGGGCATCCAAAGCTGTCAAAGGATCCAGGAAGTCCAAGAGCCACGAGAAGGGGGTTGATGATggtatgacaaaaaaaaatatctaagtGCAAGtaacacaggaaaaaaatgtacacattgttcatttatatatacttaTGTTCTCAACAAGTCGTTTAGtgtaaaattaactttttgataaaacatttcttataaggCTATTATTAAAGATCACAACTATTGTTGATACGTCTCTGTTTACTTGATTCGTTGATGCACAAGCAAAGTACTTAACAAAAAAACTTGTCGCTTGTTGGTATATTTCTGTAAGATAATTTCTCGGTTCATCATCTATCTTAGATCTTCTCAGACCCTCACTAAAAAGAACCCGTCAAATGAGGGAAGATGATGGGGCATCCAGAGCTGTCAATGGATCCAAGGAGTCCAAGAACCACGAGAAGGGGGATGATGATGGTATGTCAAATTGTCGtctttcattttgtttctcatATTTGTTACGCTTATGTTATGTGTGTACTCATTTTTATTAATCCAACACAGAAACCCCTGTTAAGATACAAAAGCgtggagagacagagaaagcaAGTGATACAGATGAGAGAGGTGATGGATTTAAACACACAGATGACGAAGATGTGGAGATGCGTGATGATGAAGACCAGGATCAAGATATGAGCTCCGATGAGAAGGATGAGCAGGACCATGAGCCCAGTTTGAAAGGTAAGATGCTATTTGAGAAACAAGCATTAAGTGTTAGGtcaaataatattaaacagGTTGTGCTATATTCCTTCAGTGGATTCCTCAGCCCAGTCTGGGACAGTAGAAAAGCATCCTGCCCATGCATGGGGAGAAAATCTGTCCATTCGTCTAACACCTGTGGATAAGATACCCAGACCCAAAACCCAAACAGAAAATTACAGACCAAACACAACGTCTGGAGGTttgttattattcattaaattaccTTTCAGTTGTCAAATAATGCACAACTCATTTGCATTGAAATGCAGATATGTAGTTGATTTTACTCACAAGGATCGTTTTCATTGCAGATCCCTCTAGTTTGGGTGCTGTACCACCGCTGTACCACAACCATCAAGAGCTTTTAAGAATGAGAAATAAGAATACCCCGAAATATCAGAATCGCATAACGGAGAAAgacaaaagtttgtaaattgtattgtaattatatattttcccTGTTAAAAGTGCACATTATGTTGCTTAATAACGTTCTTACTGTATGTTACAAATTTTCATGAATTTTAGTTGATCAAAGTTTATATCCCATCACTAGATGCCCCTTGTCCTGGGAACTGGAGCAGATACCAATCTAAACCCCCAATGATCACTGTCTACCCAACAATTAAACAACCCATCATGCTTCAAACCGCTCATCACAAAAACACAggtaaaaaatatctttttgcATTTGTCGCTCACTTttctcatattttattacttgaaaaaaagatttgtaataataattttacattcaaAATTTAGTCTATTAAGAAAAATAGCCAATAAAGAAAAATGGATAATATTTAAGAATTTGTAGATCATAATTCTTCTGCTTTGTCTTCAAGAACTGAAGAATTTGCAGAAACCAGTCATCTCAAAAGCAAGACCAGTCTCTTCCTCTCAAGGTATTTTTTGTTGCTTTCATCTTTCACCTAGTTTAAACAAGCAGATTTGTCTCACATTCACTATGCTTTGTTATGCATGTTTTTCTAGGCTGGTTGTGGTACATGTGCAAGATTCTTCTGTGGTCTCTGATACTGACAGGATTGCTGATTGCTTTGGGCTTTTTGGCCTATAAGATATTTCTATGGTCAAATTTGCCTCAAACTGACAGGTCCCATTCTGAAACAAAGGAGAAATTTGATCTGGAATTAACTGCTTTAAAGGACCTTTTCCCCAGTCAGCGTTCAGAGATCTGGAAGAGGAGTGGGAAACATCTTAAGCGCCACCTGAACATGGTCAACCCCACTGAACCGGTCAGTATAATTCTGACTGCTGGCCTTCAGGCTGAAAAGACATTGGGCTGCCTTGCTCGAGGCTTAGCCACAGAGTACTCCACGTTCCATAACGCTTCAATCTTAGAAATCGACGGGACCACCAAAAGAGCAAAAGACAGTGATCAGGTCAAGCTGGAGATTGATGAAGCGCTGAATGAAGCGTTTAAAGGTGATAAACCTGCAGCTGTTGTGCACCGTTTTGAGGAGCTCCCTCCTGGATCTACTCTCATATTCTATCGTTACTGTGACCACGAGAATGCAGCTTACAAAAAGGTTTTCATTGTCTTCACTGTGATGCTTTCGGTGAATGAAATAGACACATCGGCCAATCTGAGTGTAGTGGAGGACATGGTACATGACCATATAAAACAGAAGTTTGTCTCCTCACATATATCTGCTAAGTTTAATCAAATGGACGTGGATAAACTGAGTGGATTGTGGAGCAGAATTTCTCACGTCATCCTGCCAGTGGTTACAGAGGAGAAAATTGAACAGCAGGGATGTAGGGACTAacctttacagaaaatcataaGATTGAATCACTGTATTGGGCTGGATATGTAATTTTGTAGAGTTTTGAGTCCAAAGACCATATAAATGTACATAGAGGATGTTTATTCCAAAGAggtttttaagaaatgtttctttataaatgttttatacaaATGGTTTTGTATTTGACTccattttggttttgttttcttaaATAATATGTGTGTGAAGGCAGCCACttgatcataataataataatgcaacaGCATTTGACTTACAGTTGTACATTTCTTCTCAAGGCCAGGTGTGGTAATAACTGAAGTTTTGCACTGATTTTTGAAGTTAAGCTCTGAATTGTAAACTAAACTCTTTTTACCAATCAATATGTAGTCTGGGTTCATTTATTTGCTTGAATaagattataataattaaaagtcagtctatatttgttttcttattgtgagtttttattttcttgtccTCTGGATAATTCTGTTTTGTCATAGTTGTTTTCAAACGGATAAACAAgtggtgctcactgcagagctCCCCTTTCTGGACATAATGGGTGGATCTTGACCTAGTCCAGCTCCACCTTTGTGGACCTAATGGGTGGAGCGATAGAGTAATTGGTAGGGTTAGGGTGTAGTTCGACTGTCTAGCTCCACATATACGTCCAGCGCCGGGGACATAATATTATAGTagctctgcagtgagcagcctctctaggaaaaaggtggataagATGGGTGCTTCTCAAACTGAAGGCTGCATCCTTCCTATACCAGTCCTTTGAGGCTTCTAGGTTTCTCATGTCAGGGCatgaaaatactattaaaacttaattttgtaaaaatactttgtattaaaaatctttataGTAAGTGTCTTTCTATTAATGCTGTACAGTGAATTACAACCATCTGTGGTTTCCCTGTGGCTTACATTATTGGCAGTTTAGAATTAAGTAatttacaccaaaacaaaagataacatttctgaaaacattatttttgtcttatatttCATAATGAATTCAGCCAAGTTCAGTGCAgtctcttttcttcttttttttttttgtcagttctTTTTCATGAATTAGAATGTgtgcaaaggattgtgggtgatTGAAAGACGCAAAGGATACACTTGAAGCATCCTTCAAAATTAGCTGAATGAAGGCTGTGAAACAAAGGCTGCCTTCCAAGGATCCTTCAATCTGAGACGGACTTCAGCGGCGCTTAATGACTTGACAGCcgagataaaataaaaacagaactggGTTTTCACCAagcatttttattgttaatgGGATGAGAGAAACATCAGGAAGTATGACACATTATTGaaaagtttattttgctatGTAGCCTTGTATATTTGTAATTGCATAAATATTTTAGTATCAAAATACTAAAATCTGGTGAATGTCTTTATACAACATACATTATGATGTATTTACTTGTGTATATAATTCAATTGGAAGAGTGCTGCACAGTGGTGACATGTTTAAAACTATCAGCACTCatcataacattacataaaagtTGTTTGGGCAGTAACATTCAAAAAGCATCTACAAAtaacaaaaagtaataaatgtGTAAGGCTAGAAGCATACGTTGCTATTTTAAACCAATAAGCATAACAAAAAGCATTTAAAGGATGTTGTGCAgagtaaaattatttatatgactcgaatttaattcattatttaacCTCTTATTGTTCAAAGGTAAAAGTTTTTCTCAACTGAACAGAAAACGTAGGATTTAACATGAATGTTTAGATAATTAAAGTTATACAATCGCTTTAGCGTTCAACATTATCAGTGAAAAAAAGGAAGGattctcaaaacatttaaagcagGCAAAGTAATGATGATGAAGGCATTGTCCCATCTTTAATTCACATGTATTCCTTTAAAGGACTGTAAAGAGTTGCACCCACATTGCTCAGCCCTACAAAGGTACCAAGATAACAAACTCGCTAACCAAAAAATCTGCAGACGGTCCTTCAATTCATCATTCCAACCAAAGACACTCCTGTCATAAGTGCAGCTGTCAACATTACATTAAATACTGTGAAgatcataaacataaacaaccATGGGGATGTCTGCAAATAAAAAAGAAGAGTCTTAATGTGTAATATTTAAGGCTAATATTGCCATATAACCATATAATGTATGATCTTATAATTTACTGGGTTACTGCGTTAAGATGTTGAAGTCAACCTGTTACAGTGGATATAACCAATGGTTAAAACAGCTGGTTTTTATGatgtaaaaaaatgaaacaaagataaatcatatcagaacttttgcatgtttaatgtaaatattacaatttaacaatgtcactaaaaactaaattgacacatttcagagaaaattaaaacaaaaactttaaataacTTAATTCTGCATAAATGTGCTCCTGATGATGTA contains:
- the zgc:112962 gene encoding torsin-1A-interacting protein 2 isoform X33; this encodes MASEGDCELTSAVTGSLSGDKTTGEGGSIQHTASSGLPQKIQPQTSVSENEKVGSSGDSSPDTGPIREEDVGSPCDSSPDTGPIREEDVELSGDPSQDTGSEDRDEVGSSGVSSPDTGPIREEEKTQTLSIHQPRNVLHSEPESTINVDKGIVSKPEKTGGEVGSSGVSSPDTGPIREEEKTQTLSIHQPRNVLHSEPESTINVDKGIVSKPEKTGGEVGSSGVSSPDSGPIREQEVGSSGVSSQDTGSEDRDEVGSPGDPSPDTGPIREEEKTQTLSIHQPRNVLHSEPESTINVDKGIVSKPEKTGGEVGSSGVSSPDSGPIREQEVGSSGVSSQDTGSEDRDEVGSPGDPSPDTGPIREEEKTQTLSIHQPRNVLHSEPESTINVDKGIVSKPEKTGGEVGSSGVSSPDSGPKREQEVGSSGVSSQDTGSEDRDEVGSSGVSSPDTGPIREEDVELSGDPSQDTGSEDRDEPLQHIAPSGLPQERQPQIRVGGIEKQLMFGAAVAFLLAAMVWLILNFSDSTLPVQNEVNVVDVFNQEMEKLKTSFPNQRPELWRRSLIHLRRHLKTEHPTEPVSLILTSGHRAERTLGCLARCLAQAFSTARNSSVLNINGTSKASQDSDQVKLDIDSELRKAFEGKTFAAVIHRFEELPPGSTLIFYRYCDHENAAYKNVFLAFTVMLDAEVEVPSNVGLGRVEEMVQEHVKQKFVSSDKLATFNEMDVDKLSGLWSRISHLILPVAAEETIEQQGCGKCDQSF
- the zgc:112962 gene encoding torsin-1A-interacting protein 2 isoform X49; translated protein: MASEGDCELTSAVTGSLSGDKTTGEGGSIQHTASSGLPQKIQPQTSVSENEKVGSSGDSSPDTGPIREEDVGSPCDSSPDTGPIREEDVELSGDPSQDTGSEDRDEVGSSGVSSPDTGPIREEEKTQTLSIHQPRNVLHSEPESTINVDKGIVSKPEKTGGEVGSSGVSSPDTGPIREEEVGSSGVSSQDTGSEDRDEVGSPGDPSPDTGPIREEEKTQTLSIHQPRNVLHSEPESTINVDKGIVSKPEKTGGEVGSSGVSSPDSGPIREQEVGSSGVSSQDTGSEDRDEVGSPGDPSPDTGPIREEEKTQTLSIHQPRNVLHSEPESTINVDKGIVSKPEKTGGEVGSSGVSSPDSGPKREQEVGSSGVSSQDTGSEDRDEVGSSGVSSPDTGPIREEDVELSGDPSQDTGSEDRDEPLQHIAPSGLPQERQPQIRVGGIEKQLMFGAAVAFLLAAMVWLILNFSDSTLPVQNEVNVVDVFNQEMEKLKTSFPNQRPELWRRSLIHLRRHLKTEHPTEPVSLILTSGHRAERTLGCLARCLAQAFSTARNSSVLNINGTSKASQDSDQVKLDIDSELRKAFEGKTFAAVIHRFEELPPGSTLIFYRYCDHENAAYKNVFLAFTVMLDAEVEVPSNVGLGRVEEMVQEHVKQKFVSSDKLATFNEMDVDKLSGLWSRISHLILPVAAEETIEQQGCGKCDQSF
- the zgc:112962 gene encoding torsin-1A-interacting protein 2 isoform X3, which gives rise to MASEGDCELTSAVTGSLSGDKTTGEGGSIQHTASSGLPQKIQPQTSVSENEKVGSSGDSSPDTGPIREEDVGSPCDSSPDTGPIREEDVELSGDPSQDTGSEDRDEVGSSGVSSPDTGPIREEEKTQTLSIHQPRNVLHSEPESTINVDKGIVSKPEKTGGEVGSSGVSSPDTGPIREEEKTQTLSIHQPRNVLHSEPESTINVDKGIVSKPEKTGGEVGSSGVSSQDTGSEDRDEVGSPGDPSPDTGPIREEEKTQTLSIHQPRNVLHSEPESTINVDKGIVSKPEKTGGEVGSSGVSSPDSGPKREQEVGSSGVSSQDTGSEDRDEVGSPGDPSPDTGPIREEEKTQTLSIHQPRNVLHSEPESTINVDKGIVSKPEKTGGEVGSSGVSSPDSGPIREQEVGSSGVSSQDTGSEDRDEVGSPGDPSPDTGPIREEEKTQTLSIHQPRNVLHSEPESTINVDKGIVSKPEKTGGEVGSSGVSSPDSGPKREQEVGSSGVSSQDTGSEDRDEVGSSGVSSPDTGPIREEDVELSGDPSQDTGSEDRDEPLQHIAPSGLPQERQPQIRVGGIEKQLMFGAAVAFLLAAMVWLILNFSDSTLPVQNEVNVVDVFNQEMEKLKTSFPNQRPELWRRSLIHLRRHLKTEHPTEPVSLILTSGHRAERTLGCLARCLAQAFSTARNSSVLNINGTSKASQDSDQVKLDIDSELRKAFEGKTFAAVIHRFEELPPGSTLIFYRYCDHENAAYKNVFLAFTVMLDAEVEVPSNVGLGRVEEMVQEHVKQKFVSSDKLATFNEMDVDKLSGLWSRISHLILPVAAEETIEQQGCGKCDQSF